A genomic region of Runella rosea contains the following coding sequences:
- a CDS encoding BNR-4 repeat-containing protein: MKKWLLLLTSAGFQTLPTFLPTFLSTSVLQAQTLNQTDDGFRGIWYHIGKLDNEYVHKYSGGLGTYPANHSPFSVYSPEVKKTFFCFGGASKDPKPSLLHEISYFDHSTGQVARPTVVLNKATDDAHDNPVLNIDAQGYLWLFSTSHGVERPSYTHRSRKPYDISAFDKIEATYFKNGKQLPFDNFSYLQSFYQNGKGFFHLMTHYERGILKYGAKKPRRTIGYITSKDGVQWSDIKDIGTIEEGHYQTGGQWNNKIGTSFNMHPDTEKGAGLDYRTNLYYVETNDFGQSWQNAKGEKLTLPLSTPQNGGLVKEYRSAGLNVYINDLTYDTKGRPIILFVTSKGPDPGPSQGPHTWQVAFFNGKTWEINPVTTADHNYDMGSVYVENPTTWKIIGPTETGPQPYGTGGEVAVWISKNQGKTWQKQINLTPNSAFNHSYVRRPQNVHPDFYAFWADGHARQPSESSLYFSTKKGEVFRLPRQMKNELEKPIRVNP; this comes from the coding sequence ATGAAAAAATGGCTTTTATTGCTAACGTCGGCAGGGTTTCAAACCCTACCGACGTTTTTGCCGACGTTCCTGTCAACCTCAGTCTTACAGGCGCAAACCCTCAACCAAACAGACGACGGATTTCGCGGAATTTGGTACCACATCGGTAAACTCGACAACGAATACGTCCATAAATATAGCGGCGGACTCGGTACCTACCCCGCCAACCACAGTCCATTTTCAGTCTACAGTCCCGAAGTCAAAAAGACGTTCTTTTGCTTTGGAGGTGCATCCAAAGACCCCAAACCCAGTCTTTTGCACGAAATTTCATACTTTGACCATAGCACGGGCCAAGTAGCCCGCCCGACCGTTGTGCTCAATAAAGCCACCGACGACGCCCACGACAACCCCGTGCTCAACATCGACGCCCAAGGGTATCTTTGGTTGTTTTCGACCTCCCACGGCGTCGAACGTCCTTCGTATACCCACCGCAGTCGGAAGCCGTACGACATCAGTGCTTTTGACAAAATCGAGGCAACGTATTTCAAAAACGGCAAACAACTGCCTTTTGATAACTTCTCGTACCTGCAAAGTTTCTACCAAAACGGTAAAGGCTTCTTTCATCTGATGACCCACTATGAGCGGGGAATCTTGAAATATGGAGCTAAAAAACCGCGTCGCACCATTGGCTACATCACGAGCAAAGACGGTGTTCAATGGTCTGATATTAAAGACATTGGCACTATTGAAGAAGGGCACTACCAAACGGGCGGGCAGTGGAACAACAAAATTGGCACATCGTTCAATATGCACCCCGATACCGAAAAAGGCGCAGGTCTGGATTACCGCACCAATTTGTATTATGTAGAAACCAACGATTTCGGACAAAGTTGGCAAAACGCCAAAGGCGAAAAACTAACTTTGCCCCTATCTACTCCCCAAAACGGTGGGCTAGTGAAAGAATACCGTTCGGCGGGCCTGAATGTCTACATCAACGACCTCACCTACGACACCAAAGGACGACCGATTATTTTGTTTGTCACCAGCAAAGGCCCGGACCCTGGCCCAAGTCAAGGGCCGCACACGTGGCAGGTGGCTTTTTTCAACGGCAAAACGTGGGAAATCAACCCCGTGACGACCGCCGACCACAACTACGACATGGGTTCTGTATACGTCGAAAACCCTACCACTTGGAAAATCATCGGCCCCACCGAAACAGGCCCTCAGCCCTACGGGACGGGCGGCGAAGTGGCGGTTTGGATCAGCAAAAACCAAGGCAAAACGTGGCAAAAACAGATTAATCTGACCCCAAACAGCGCCTTCAATCATTCCTACGTACGACGTCCGCAGAATGTACATCCCGATTTTTACGCTTTTTGGGCCGATGGTCACGCACGGCAGCCTTCGGAGTCATCGTTGTATTTTTCTACCAAAAAGGGCGAAGTATTTCGTCTGCCGCGTCAAATGAAAAATGAACTTGAAAAGCCAATTCGGGTGAATCCATAA
- a CDS encoding heparinase II/III domain-containing protein codes for MKKVPFFLYLIGIFLLVHPTSFAQLKHLSHVSKLPDHPRIMLLKGEEKGIQNNINSDKNWATIHQTILVESDKIIDLPPLERIQIGRRLLDKSREALRRIFMLSYAYRITRDQKYLNRAETELLKVSSFSDWNPSHFLDVGEMTMAVAIGYDWLYNDLQKSSLPILKEAILKKGIEPSLDSKYNSWLTASHNWNQVCNAGMTYGALAIYEDNPTLAKQIIDRAIESIKLPMEDYNPDGAYPEGYGYWGYGTSFNVLFLSAVQKALGSDFGLSNGRGFLNTAAYYQHMVGTSGKTFNYSDAGSGSGGVSPAVFWFANRTNTPSLLFGAKNILENGAPNMGRDRILPAAMIWGNGIKFEKVTAPKALLWAGKGKNPVAMMRSSWTDPSAIYVGLKAGSPSVNHGHMDIGSFVMDALGERWSMDLGMQEYESLESKGVKLWDKGQNAQRWEVYRYNNMAHSTLTFNNELQRVEGYAPLSGTVNKQAFTGAITDMSAVYKNAVASANRGIAIVDGQYVVVKDEILTNDKPSTVKWVMLTPAEVRINENGMAELSQNGKKLQLKVGEPANATLKTRLAQPTHDYDAPNPGATLVEFEINLPANTKNTINVLLIPEGVSVNKETKIPSLNDWKK; via the coding sequence ATGAAAAAAGTCCCTTTTTTTTTGTACCTCATCGGAATCTTCCTTCTGGTACACCCCACCTCTTTTGCGCAACTAAAGCACCTTAGCCATGTTAGCAAACTCCCTGACCATCCACGAATTATGTTGTTAAAAGGAGAAGAAAAAGGAATTCAGAATAACATCAACTCCGACAAAAACTGGGCCACTATTCACCAAACAATTTTGGTCGAAAGTGACAAAATCATCGACCTACCGCCGTTGGAACGCATCCAAATCGGTCGTCGTTTGCTCGACAAATCACGCGAGGCACTGCGTCGAATTTTCATGCTTTCATACGCGTATCGCATCACCCGTGACCAAAAATACCTCAACCGCGCTGAAACTGAATTATTGAAAGTTTCATCGTTTTCAGACTGGAATCCGTCGCACTTCCTAGACGTGGGCGAAATGACCATGGCCGTGGCCATCGGGTACGATTGGCTGTACAATGATTTGCAAAAATCTTCTTTACCCATCCTCAAAGAAGCCATTCTAAAAAAAGGCATTGAACCGTCGTTAGATTCAAAATACAACAGCTGGCTGACGGCCTCTCACAACTGGAATCAGGTCTGCAATGCAGGCATGACCTACGGCGCATTGGCCATTTATGAAGATAATCCAACGCTGGCGAAGCAAATCATTGACCGCGCCATTGAGTCCATCAAACTGCCCATGGAAGACTACAACCCCGACGGGGCCTATCCCGAAGGCTACGGCTACTGGGGCTACGGAACGAGCTTCAACGTACTGTTTCTGAGTGCCGTACAAAAAGCACTGGGCAGTGATTTCGGTTTGTCAAACGGGCGTGGCTTTTTGAATACGGCCGCTTATTATCAGCACATGGTCGGTACATCGGGCAAAACCTTCAACTATTCCGACGCAGGCAGCGGCTCGGGCGGCGTAAGTCCAGCAGTGTTCTGGTTTGCCAACCGTACCAATACCCCTTCGTTGTTATTCGGCGCCAAAAATATTCTTGAAAATGGAGCGCCCAATATGGGCCGTGACCGGATTTTACCCGCCGCCATGATTTGGGGCAACGGCATTAAATTTGAAAAAGTAACTGCTCCCAAAGCCCTCCTTTGGGCAGGCAAGGGCAAAAACCCCGTCGCCATGATGCGCTCGTCTTGGACCGACCCCTCTGCCATATACGTTGGTTTAAAAGCTGGCTCACCTTCCGTCAACCACGGCCACATGGACATCGGTTCATTTGTGATGGACGCCCTAGGGGAGCGTTGGTCGATGGACCTGGGAATGCAGGAGTACGAATCGCTGGAATCAAAAGGCGTAAAGTTGTGGGATAAAGGTCAAAACGCCCAACGTTGGGAAGTGTACCGATACAACAACATGGCCCACAGCACCCTGACATTCAATAATGAGCTACAACGCGTGGAAGGCTACGCTCCCCTTTCAGGAACGGTCAATAAGCAGGCCTTTACTGGGGCCATTACCGACATGAGCGCGGTGTACAAAAACGCCGTTGCCTCCGCCAATCGCGGCATTGCGATAGTGGATGGCCAATACGTGGTCGTGAAAGATGAAATTTTAACCAATGACAAACCCTCGACTGTAAAATGGGTCATGCTCACCCCCGCCGAGGTGCGCATCAATGAAAACGGAATGGCCGAATTGAGTCAAAACGGCAAAAAACTTCAACTGAAAGTAGGCGAACCTGCCAATGCCACACTCAAAACCCGACTGGCTCAGCCTACACACGATTACGATGCACCCAATCCAGGTGCAACGCTCGTGGAGTTTGAAATCAATCTACCTGCCAATACAAAAAACACCATCAATGTATTGCTGATTCCCGAAGGCGTTTCGGTTAATAAAGAGACGAAAATTCCATCATTGAACGATTGGAAAAAGTGA
- a CDS encoding mandelate racemase/muconate lactonizing enzyme family protein, whose amino-acid sequence MQSRRNFLKTSLLTATLPLSAESLSGTDELPHWPQPNLKALFPEIIKIESVELLKTQGELMLVVRANGLLGITQCNDRMQHLTSLLKGLVLPHFVGKDARDLPQLVDNAYRLNSNYKYAGMPLWNSIGSVEIAVWDVLGKLLQQPVYQLLGKQVRNEYSVYISDFNREGDPEKIANQLLEKLTITGAIGVKIKVGGRMVNTPENAAQTRKYIPLLRKILGNEIIIYADANGSYTPHEGIEAGKLLEDNGVAIFEEPCNFEDEEGMKIVTKALSKIVLAGGEQDSNLYRFRRLARENVYDLLQPDMYYNGGILRALQVAEIAKKYGAVGIAPHTPKADPLIAPFWQVAALIPNLYGLQEFVYNPNEKKPNWHSDIRLTNGKMSIPNRAGLGIDYDPSIWQSAEKIV is encoded by the coding sequence ATGCAATCACGCCGTAATTTCCTCAAAACCAGCCTTTTGACTGCGACCCTTCCGCTAAGCGCTGAGAGCCTGTCAGGTACCGACGAACTTCCTCATTGGCCTCAACCCAACTTGAAAGCCCTCTTTCCCGAAATTATTAAGATTGAGTCGGTTGAACTCCTCAAAACGCAGGGAGAACTGATGCTCGTTGTGCGGGCAAACGGTCTGCTCGGCATAACGCAGTGTAATGACCGAATGCAACACCTTACCTCCTTGCTGAAAGGGCTGGTGTTGCCGCATTTTGTGGGAAAAGACGCGCGCGATTTACCCCAATTGGTGGACAACGCCTACCGCCTCAACAGCAACTATAAATATGCCGGAATGCCGCTTTGGAACAGCATTGGCAGCGTCGAAATCGCGGTATGGGATGTGCTGGGAAAACTTCTTCAACAACCTGTTTATCAATTGCTGGGCAAGCAAGTTAGAAACGAATACTCTGTCTATATTTCTGATTTTAACCGCGAAGGTGATCCCGAAAAAATAGCTAATCAACTCTTGGAAAAACTAACGATAACGGGAGCCATAGGGGTAAAAATAAAAGTAGGCGGACGCATGGTCAACACCCCCGAAAATGCCGCCCAAACCCGAAAATATATTCCTTTATTACGTAAAATATTAGGCAATGAAATCATCATTTATGCCGATGCCAATGGCTCTTACACCCCGCACGAAGGCATTGAAGCGGGAAAATTGCTCGAAGACAATGGCGTAGCCATTTTTGAAGAACCCTGCAATTTTGAAGACGAAGAAGGCATGAAAATCGTCACCAAAGCCCTGTCTAAAATTGTGTTGGCTGGTGGTGAGCAAGACAGTAATTTGTATCGCTTTCGGCGCTTGGCTCGGGAGAATGTCTATGACCTTCTCCAACCCGACATGTACTATAACGGCGGTATATTACGGGCGCTGCAAGTGGCCGAAATCGCCAAAAAATACGGTGCCGTGGGGATTGCACCGCATACCCCCAAAGCCGACCCACTTATTGCTCCTTTTTGGCAGGTGGCGGCCTTGATTCCCAACCTTTACGGTCTACAGGAATTTGTGTATAACCCCAACGAAAAAAAGCCGAACTGGCACAGCGACATTCGCTTAACAAATGGAAAAATGAGCATCCCCAATCGTGCAGGATTGGGAATAGACTATGACCCATCCATCTGGCAATCGGCCGAAAAAATTGTGTAG
- a CDS encoding RagB/SusD family nutrient uptake outer membrane protein, with amino-acid sequence MKNNIIKSCLIAFTILVVSGCNDEFLERYPLDRITNETFWNTENDLRVYNNSIYDLARNDDNVPILMAHHNGFDSHWASVWFQDEFADNMAPRHARHTVFQQVRAGKHTVPAAPQQFGYKGWNFVRACNVGLANYGKANVAQNIKDRYIAEARLFRGWFYAEKVSKFGDVPWVEKELNTESEELFAARMPREQAMEKILEDLNFAATKLPDNWGDGGAPGRLNRWAALLVKSRVCLFEGTWRKYHGGTDPNKWLQAAADAAKELMDKGPYRLYSTGDPQNDYNAYHRVLNLAGNPEVLYWRKYQLGVFTNHVQSYFEYAGGATKSLVEDYLCTDGLPISLSPLYKGDGKIEDVFENRDPRLRQTVLHPADAAKYKYHLGDGRTYPRILGMAGGYISETGYHIIKHYNADDMIGKAFDTAEAPGIILRFGEALLNYAEAQAELGKITQGDLDASINKLRDRVKMPHLMLDKVPVDPRYTSDGVAPIIVEIRRERRIELFMEGFRYGDLRRWKQGKKLTIPTMGMQWDDAAKARYPGVVAKTSVDPVSKKTYIDVYQGTDFANPVFDESKHYLWPIPLNSLAENPAIKQNPGWQ; translated from the coding sequence ATGAAAAACAATATAATCAAATCGTGCTTAATCGCTTTCACCATTTTGGTGGTAAGTGGTTGCAATGACGAATTTTTGGAACGCTATCCGCTGGATAGAATTACGAACGAAACTTTCTGGAACACCGAGAACGACTTGCGGGTGTACAACAACAGCATCTACGATCTGGCCCGCAACGACGACAACGTGCCCATCTTGATGGCGCACCACAACGGGTTTGACAGCCACTGGGCAAGTGTATGGTTTCAGGATGAATTTGCCGACAACATGGCCCCGCGCCACGCCCGCCACACGGTATTTCAGCAGGTACGCGCCGGCAAGCACACTGTTCCAGCCGCTCCACAACAGTTTGGCTACAAAGGCTGGAACTTTGTAAGAGCCTGTAATGTGGGCTTAGCCAACTACGGTAAAGCCAACGTTGCCCAAAACATCAAAGACCGTTACATTGCCGAAGCACGTTTGTTTAGAGGATGGTTTTATGCCGAAAAGGTATCCAAATTCGGCGATGTGCCGTGGGTAGAGAAAGAACTCAATACCGAGTCGGAAGAGCTGTTTGCCGCCCGTATGCCCCGCGAGCAAGCCATGGAAAAAATATTGGAAGACCTGAATTTTGCTGCCACCAAACTACCCGACAACTGGGGCGACGGCGGTGCGCCAGGACGACTCAATCGTTGGGCTGCCTTATTGGTAAAATCACGCGTATGCTTGTTTGAAGGCACATGGCGTAAGTACCATGGCGGCACTGACCCCAACAAGTGGCTACAAGCGGCCGCCGATGCCGCCAAAGAATTGATGGACAAAGGCCCGTATAGACTGTATAGTACAGGCGATCCACAAAACGATTATAACGCCTATCACCGCGTGTTGAACCTCGCTGGCAACCCTGAAGTATTGTACTGGCGCAAGTATCAACTGGGCGTATTTACCAACCACGTACAATCTTATTTTGAGTATGCCGGCGGTGCTACCAAGAGTTTGGTGGAAGATTATTTGTGTACTGATGGTCTGCCGATTTCTTTGTCGCCGCTTTACAAAGGCGACGGCAAAATCGAAGATGTATTTGAAAACCGCGACCCGCGTTTACGCCAAACCGTGCTTCACCCTGCCGATGCAGCTAAGTACAAATATCACTTGGGCGATGGGCGCACGTATCCACGTATCTTGGGTATGGCGGGTGGCTACATCTCCGAAACAGGCTATCACATTATCAAGCATTACAACGCCGACGATATGATTGGCAAAGCCTTTGACACGGCAGAAGCCCCAGGTATCATCCTGCGTTTTGGCGAAGCTTTACTGAACTATGCCGAAGCACAGGCTGAACTGGGCAAAATCACCCAAGGAGACCTTGATGCCAGCATTAACAAACTCCGCGACCGCGTCAAAATGCCGCATCTGATGCTGGACAAAGTACCCGTTGATCCACGTTACACCAGCGACGGCGTAGCGCCCATCATCGTCGAAATCCGTCGTGAGCGTCGTATTGAGCTGTTTATGGAGGGCTTCCGATATGGCGACCTCAGACGTTGGAAACAAGGTAAAAAACTTACCATTCCTACCATGGGTATGCAATGGGACGATGCCGCCAAAGCCCGCTACCCGGGCGTGGTGGCAAAAACCTCCGTTGACCCTGTTTCAAAGAAAACCTACATCGACGTCTATCAGGGAACTGATTTTGCCAACCCAGTTTTCGACGAAAGTAAGCACTACCTGTGGCCTATTCCGCTAAACTCACTAGCCGAAAACCCAGCCATTAAGCAGAATCCAGGCTGGCAGTAA
- a CDS encoding SusC/RagA family TonB-linked outer membrane protein encodes MKKQLHVCWQIARNTLLGSILGIFCLASVARSQSISGQITAAENGEGLPGVSILVKGTNQGTTTDNTGKYTLKVPNSNNTTLVVSFIGYLKQEIAVAGRSVVNLSLEIDTKALEEVVVVGYGVQEKVNLTGAVGTADSKRLMNRPIANAGEGLQGVIPNLNVNVRNGDPAQAVTFNIRGYESINGGAPLVLVDNVPMDLNRINPNDIESISVLKDASAAAVYGARAAFGVVLVTTKSGKSGKVTVNFGTQTSLAKPIFNMDVVTDPYEFVQARNAANIRTSGVPSYDADMVAGTKAYSENPATAPQWKVVNGALRYYGFNDYQNQIMTDYAPTNQSDLSVSGGSDKSKFFVSLGYFSKDGYLKEKSKNETFKRYNILVKADFKVNDWLSLDEKVVFNSENSNKPHFYNWDVNINSLARVPPIMPIQFPDLPFYVTQGDREKYAPYIGKYFGGTNFFPYLKDGGRTTYTNNDIWLTQGVTLTPLKGLKIRSDFSYNIFNRMYQDVQSKIEIVDANLLAANLISNGFSGDDWIRNENTYNQYYVFNAFAEYKLPLSVNHNMTAMVGFNQERGQNRFTGAQARGLITPLVTDLNATTGVQQTFGSKSHVALRGAFYRLNYNYRERYLIELNGRYDGTSRFPQASRFGFFPSFSAGWRISNENFMAGTSKWLDNLKIRASYGTLGNQLLGNNFYPYVSTMGTGQSPYIFGTGTIPVVTAAGLVSPNLTWETVVSKNIGLDFTMLKGRLDASFDLFTRDTKDMLMNVTYPAILGTNAPQENAADLRTKGWELSMTWRDRIKKDWNYDVTLALSDWTAEITKFNNPTGAINNYRVGQQLGEIWGFETVGIFQTADDVAKAPKQTNIGNNWRAGDIQYADINGDGNITLGNNTVGNPGDRKIIGNSTPRYTFGINSGISYKNFRLGLFFQGIGRKDHWPSADNWTWFFPYNAGHVERYYITDTWREDNRDAYFPAAHISTNDKKNVQVQSRYLQSAAYIRLKNITFSYDLPQNLIKKIGMGRAQVFATGMNLWEYTKMRKPLDPESIQSAAIEYPMQRIMTLGLNVSF; translated from the coding sequence ATGAAAAAACAATTACACGTATGTTGGCAAATCGCCCGAAATACGCTTTTAGGCAGTATTTTAGGGATATTTTGCCTGGCGAGTGTAGCCCGAAGTCAAAGCATTTCGGGACAAATCACGGCGGCTGAAAACGGCGAAGGTCTGCCCGGCGTCAGTATCCTTGTAAAAGGAACCAACCAAGGAACTACCACCGACAATACGGGAAAATACACCCTCAAAGTGCCCAACAGCAATAATACAACGCTCGTGGTGAGTTTTATCGGCTACTTGAAGCAGGAAATAGCAGTAGCTGGCCGCTCAGTCGTCAACCTTTCCCTGGAAATCGACACCAAAGCCCTCGAAGAAGTCGTGGTGGTTGGGTATGGGGTACAGGAAAAAGTAAACCTGACTGGGGCCGTAGGAACCGCCGACAGCAAACGCCTGATGAATCGCCCCATCGCCAACGCAGGGGAAGGTTTGCAAGGCGTGATTCCCAACCTGAACGTCAACGTGCGCAACGGTGACCCCGCACAAGCAGTTACGTTCAACATCCGGGGTTATGAGTCCATCAATGGCGGCGCGCCGCTGGTATTGGTCGATAACGTACCAATGGATTTAAACCGAATCAACCCCAACGACATTGAAAGCATCAGCGTACTCAAAGATGCCTCTGCCGCGGCCGTTTATGGCGCACGGGCGGCGTTTGGGGTAGTTTTAGTGACCACCAAAAGCGGTAAAAGTGGCAAAGTGACGGTCAATTTCGGCACACAGACGTCGTTGGCCAAGCCCATTTTCAACATGGATGTAGTAACCGATCCTTACGAGTTTGTGCAGGCCCGTAATGCGGCCAATATCCGTACCAGTGGCGTACCTTCCTACGACGCCGACATGGTGGCAGGCACCAAAGCCTATTCCGAAAATCCCGCAACGGCTCCCCAATGGAAAGTAGTCAACGGAGCGCTTCGTTACTACGGTTTTAATGACTATCAAAACCAAATCATGACAGACTACGCCCCGACCAACCAATCGGATTTATCGGTTTCGGGTGGTTCTGACAAGTCGAAATTTTTTGTCTCGTTAGGATACTTCAGCAAGGATGGTTATTTGAAAGAAAAATCAAAAAATGAAACCTTCAAGCGTTATAACATCTTAGTAAAAGCTGATTTTAAAGTAAATGACTGGTTGAGTTTGGACGAAAAAGTGGTTTTTAACTCAGAAAACAGCAATAAACCCCACTTCTACAACTGGGACGTAAACATCAACTCGCTAGCGCGTGTTCCGCCCATCATGCCGATTCAATTTCCAGATTTACCATTTTATGTAACTCAAGGCGACCGCGAGAAGTACGCACCCTATATCGGTAAATATTTCGGCGGCACCAACTTCTTCCCTTACCTGAAAGACGGAGGCCGCACCACTTATACCAACAACGACATCTGGCTGACCCAAGGGGTAACCCTTACGCCGCTAAAAGGCCTAAAAATCCGTTCGGATTTCTCGTACAACATTTTCAATCGCATGTACCAAGATGTACAAAGCAAAATTGAAATTGTGGACGCCAACTTACTGGCCGCCAACCTAATAAGCAATGGATTTAGCGGTGATGACTGGATTCGTAACGAAAATACGTACAATCAATACTACGTTTTCAACGCTTTTGCGGAATACAAATTACCGCTTTCGGTAAACCACAACATGACCGCGATGGTGGGTTTCAACCAAGAACGCGGCCAAAACCGCTTTACGGGCGCACAGGCCCGAGGGCTTATTACGCCGCTGGTTACTGACCTAAACGCCACTACGGGGGTTCAGCAAACCTTCGGCAGCAAGTCACATGTGGCTTTGCGCGGGGCTTTTTACCGCCTAAATTATAACTACCGCGAGCGGTATTTGATTGAATTGAACGGGCGCTACGATGGTACCTCACGCTTTCCGCAAGCCAGCCGTTTTGGCTTTTTTCCTTCTTTCTCGGCAGGATGGCGTATCAGCAACGAAAACTTCATGGCGGGTACCAGTAAATGGCTAGACAATCTGAAAATTCGGGCTTCGTACGGAACACTGGGCAATCAGCTGTTGGGCAACAACTTTTACCCCTATGTTTCTACTATGGGAACGGGTCAATCACCTTACATCTTTGGTACGGGTACCATCCCTGTGGTAACGGCGGCGGGTTTGGTAAGCCCCAACCTGACTTGGGAAACGGTAGTTTCCAAAAACATTGGTCTTGATTTTACCATGCTGAAAGGCCGTTTAGACGCTTCTTTTGACCTCTTCACACGGGATACCAAAGACATGCTCATGAACGTGACTTATCCAGCCATCTTAGGAACCAACGCCCCACAGGAAAACGCCGCCGACCTACGCACCAAAGGCTGGGAGCTATCAATGACATGGCGCGACCGTATCAAAAAAGACTGGAACTATGACGTAACCCTTGCCCTTTCTGACTGGACAGCCGAAATCACCAAGTTTAATAATCCCACGGGAGCCATTAACAACTACCGTGTTGGGCAGCAGTTAGGCGAAATTTGGGGATTTGAAACCGTAGGAATTTTCCAAACCGCCGACGACGTGGCCAAAGCGCCCAAACAAACAAACATCGGTAACAACTGGAGAGCAGGTGACATTCAGTACGCTGATATCAACGGTGATGGCAACATTACCCTCGGTAATAACACCGTGGGCAACCCTGGTGACCGTAAAATCATCGGAAATTCTACCCCACGTTATACCTTTGGTATCAACAGCGGTATTAGCTATAAAAACTTCCGATTGGGATTGTTCTTTCAGGGAATTGGTAGAAAAGACCACTGGCCCAGCGCCGACAACTGGACGTGGTTCTTTCCGTACAATGCGGGCCACGTAGAGCGTTATTACATCACCGACACCTGGCGTGAAGACAACCGCGACGCGTATTTTCCTGCCGCGCACATTTCAACCAACGACAAGAAAAACGTGCAGGTACAGTCACGCTACTTACAAAGTGCCGCTTATATCCGTCTGAAAAACATCACGTTTAGCTATGATCTCCCTCAAAACTTGATCAAGAAAATCGGTATGGGTAGAGCGCAGGTATTTGCTACGGGCATGAACCTCTGGGAGTACACCAAAATGCGTAAGCCTCTAGACCCCGAATCCATTCAATCAGCGGCGATTGAGTACCCTATGCAGCGAATCATGACGTTGGGCCTAAATGTGTCATTCTAA
- a CDS encoding 2-oxo acid dehydrogenase subunit E2, whose protein sequence is MNPSETFNTTWRKTASTIYKKPIDSKIFGSVEIDITDLERYIQAQRKAGVKATLTHFFLLATARAIKEEVPEFNTYLKRGNIYTHPHIDATVSVLRHDGEMGSVKMNNIDTYTLAELVEYLRKEIQIAQKGADTSKAMKDSLARIPWPLRGIVYQFIKYLTVHLGLSIPFLNLSANHFGAFFLSNIGSLGLDIGYPALFPSANVSFVLIVGGISKKPWVVNNEIVPRTILTLGAALDHRVVDASHGGKLFTYLKKVVAKPELLEKISSH, encoded by the coding sequence ATGAACCCTTCGGAAACCTTCAATACAACGTGGCGCAAAACCGCCTCCACGATTTATAAAAAACCCATTGATTCAAAGATTTTCGGCTCAGTCGAAATCGACATTACTGATCTAGAACGCTACATCCAGGCCCAACGCAAAGCGGGCGTCAAAGCCACACTGACCCATTTTTTTCTGTTGGCAACGGCCCGCGCCATCAAAGAAGAAGTGCCTGAATTCAATACCTACCTCAAACGCGGCAACATCTACACCCACCCTCACATCGACGCCACGGTGAGCGTACTGCGCCACGACGGCGAAATGGGTTCGGTCAAAATGAACAACATCGACACCTACACTCTGGCCGAACTCGTCGAATACCTCCGCAAAGAAATCCAAATTGCCCAAAAAGGAGCAGATACATCGAAGGCCATGAAAGATTCGTTGGCGCGTATTCCGTGGCCGTTACGCGGAATAGTGTATCAGTTTATCAAATACCTCACGGTGCATTTGGGGCTTTCGATTCCTTTCCTGAACCTGTCGGCCAATCACTTCGGAGCATTTTTTCTGTCCAATATCGGCAGCCTCGGGCTGGATATTGGCTACCCTGCGTTGTTTCCGTCGGCCAATGTTTCTTTTGTGCTCATTGTGGGTGGCATTTCCAAAAAGCCTTGGGTGGTCAACAACGAGATTGTTCCACGCACCATTCTTACCCTCGGAGCCGCCCTCGACCACCGCGTGGTTGATGCCTCTCACGGTGGCAAATTGTTTACCTATTTGAAAAAAGTCGTCGCAAAGCCCGAATTGCTGGAAAAAATATCCTCTCACTAA